A genomic region of Arachis stenosperma cultivar V10309 chromosome 9, arast.V10309.gnm1.PFL2, whole genome shotgun sequence contains the following coding sequences:
- the LOC130950728 gene encoding nicotianamine synthase 1-like: protein MVCQEQEALVNKVLDLYHKISSLDTLKPSQDVDTLFTQLVRTCIPHTPFIDITKLSTTVQEARSNLIRLCAEAESLLEMHYSALLVSSSSGENPLGRLHVFPYYSNYLKLSSLEFNILSQHCQAVPTKIAFVGSGPLPLTSIVLATNHFPNTTFHNYDIDALANSMAKALVSSDHDLSKRMVFHTSDILDVSHGLNEFNVVFLAALVGMKNEEKKKVIDHLGKYMAPGAFLMVRSAYSARAFLYPVVNPSFDLKGFEVLSVFHPTDEVINSVVIARKCPIISTSSKEVQSLFNNNNLLINGNMIEELVTEEQL from the coding sequence ATGGTTTGCCAAGAACAAGAGGCATTAGTCAACAAAGTGCTTGACCTGTACCACAAGATTTCAAGCTTAGACACCCTCAAACCCTCCCAAGATGTCGACACCCTCTTCACCCAACTCGTTCGCACATGCATCCCTCATACCCCATTCATCGACATCACTAAACTTTCCACAACCGTCCAAGAAGCTAGATCCAACCTAATTCGTCTTTGCGCCGAAGCCGAATCGCTCTTGGAGATGCATTATTCGGCGCTTTTGGTGTCGTCATCCTCCGGTGAGAACCCACTTGGACGTCTTCACGTCTTTCCCTACTACTCTAACTACCTCAAACTTAGTTCTCTCGAATTCAACATTCTTAGCCAGCACTGCCAGGCTGTTCCCACCAAGATTGCCTTCGTGGGGTCCGGCCCTCTTCCCTTAACCTCCATTGTCTTGGCTACCAACCACTTTCCCAACACCACATTCCATAATTATGACATCGACGCTTTGGCCAATTCTATGGCCAAGGCGTTGGTGTCTTCGGATCATGACCTGTCAAAGCGCATGGTCTTTCACACTAGCGACATATTAGATGTGTCCCATGGTTTGAACGAGTTCAATGTTGTCTTTCTTGCCGCGCTCGTGGGAATGAAAAATGAGGAGAAGAAAAAAGTGATTGATCATTTGGGTAAGTATATGGCACCTGGAGCATTTCTTATGGTAAGAAGTGCCTATAGTGCCAGAGCATTTCTATATCCGGTAGTCAATCCTTCTTTTGATCTCAAAGGATTTGAAGTTTTGTCCGTGTTTCACCCCACTGATGAGGTTATCAATTCAGTTGTGATTGCGCGAAAGTGTCCGATTATTTCAACATCGTCGAAAGAGGTTCAATCGCTCTTCAATAACAATAACCTTCTCATCAATGGGAACATGATTGAGGAATTGGTAACTGAGGAGCAGCTTTAA